The Borreliella andersonii genome has a segment encoding these proteins:
- the fliM gene encoding flagellar motor switch protein FliM has protein sequence MANNPGALSQDDIDSLLESINSSESLSLDESLSNVISSPTGKKQKVKVYDFKRPDKFSKEQVRTVSSFHEAFARYTTTSLSALLRKMVHVHVASVDQLTYEEFIRSIPNPTTLAIINMDPLKGSAIFEVDPTIAFAIVDRLFGGDGDTIKDKSRDLTEIEQSVMESVIIRILANMREAWSQVVDLRPRFGHIEVNPQFAQIVPPTEMIILVTLEVKIGKVEGLMNFCLPYITIEPIVSKLSTRYWHSLIGVGTTSENLDALREKLENTAMPLVAEIGEVRLKVREILSLEKGDVLNLESSLINKDLTLKVGTKEKFKCRMGLMGNKVSVQITEKIGDIKGFDLLKELTEEVE, from the coding sequence ATGGCAAACAACCCAGGAGCTTTATCTCAAGATGATATAGATAGTCTTTTAGAGTCTATCAACTCGTCTGAAAGTTTATCCTTAGACGAGTCCCTTTCTAATGTTATATCTAGCCCTACAGGCAAAAAGCAAAAAGTTAAGGTTTATGACTTTAAAAGGCCAGATAAATTTTCAAAAGAGCAAGTTAGAACAGTTTCAAGTTTTCATGAGGCATTTGCCAGGTATACTACAACCTCACTTTCTGCTCTTTTGAGGAAAATGGTTCATGTTCATGTAGCTTCAGTTGACCAATTAACCTATGAGGAGTTTATTAGGTCAATACCCAATCCTACAACTTTAGCAATAATAAATATGGATCCTCTTAAAGGATCTGCTATTTTTGAAGTTGATCCAACAATAGCATTTGCCATAGTAGATAGGCTTTTTGGTGGAGATGGAGATACGATTAAAGATAAGAGTAGAGATTTAACAGAAATTGAGCAGTCTGTTATGGAAAGCGTTATTATTCGTATACTTGCTAATATGAGAGAGGCTTGGTCTCAAGTGGTTGATTTAAGGCCAAGATTTGGGCATATTGAGGTCAATCCACAGTTTGCTCAAATAGTTCCTCCTACAGAAATGATTATTTTAGTAACTCTTGAGGTTAAAATAGGAAAAGTAGAAGGGCTTATGAATTTTTGTTTGCCTTATATTACTATAGAGCCTATTGTTTCAAAATTATCAACAAGATATTGGCATTCTTTGATTGGGGTTGGAACTACCAGTGAGAATCTTGATGCTTTGCGTGAGAAGTTGGAAAATACAGCGATGCCTTTGGTGGCAGAAATAGGGGAAGTTAGACTTAAAGTAAGAGAAATTTTATCGCTTGAGAAAGGTGATGTTTTAAATCTTGAATCTTCTCTAATAAATAAAGATTTAACTTTGAAAGTTGGTACTAAAGAAAAGTTTAAATGTAGAATGGGCTTAATGGGAAATAAAGTTTCAGTACAAATTACAGAAAAAATTGGAGATATAAAAGGGTTTGATTTATTAAAAGAGCTTACAGAAGAGGTTGAGTGA